Part of the Amblyraja radiata isolate CabotCenter1 unplaced genomic scaffold, sAmbRad1.1.pri scaffold_957_ctg1, whole genome shotgun sequence genome is shown below.
ggatagatatgtccctgtacataaactcgcaataggcctatagccctttattgatgctacacgttcttgcagctgtaagcagtacaacacaatagcaagtttagcaattcaatattcatttcttagtgtcagttaatgtcgattagtgtgtgcgtacatatgtgcatgttggtcattcaccgtctctcaggttatggcatgctgttacgtattgtgcacctagatgtgccgtatttccttcctatctctctatctccctctctatatatctatctatattactaaaagtctgatcttgaccacttcctgttgttctgtatattaattttagaaaaaacgctgccacttacggctgtgattttggctatcttactcagagtccccctctgctgtgcaggacaagaggattttccccattgatgacacataaaagagttattagtgtttaaaaaaaattgagattctctctcctgaaggccatgcccctttcggagggactataaaacatggaagtgttgaatgcctcagtaagtgtctgcaagatgggggagcgagagggtcacgtctctcagtctgagctgtgagtgACACtggacacatgtctactaaactgtgagtggttttactgacctgtcagtgcccttaatgtggtttgaaaatatagtttggaaatgctaaagctgtgttgcctttggtttggaaatgctaaagctgtgttgtctttggtttggaaatgctaaagctgtgttgtctttggtttggaaatgctaaagctgtgttgtctttggtttggaaatgctaacgctgtgttgcctaattaaagttgccttgcctaattaaagttgccttgcctaattaaagttgccttgcctaattaaaggcgccttgccttctatataattaaaagtctaatcatgaccacttcctgtttgccctttatattgattttagaaaaaaatgttgGCCATCTtacaaaacccagaagtgtgcgagtggctcggtctctgcaagagggaggagggagaggtcatgactcgctttagtggtcttgcaccctgcttgaaattgtatgaaactgcacttgaatttggtggccttgcaccctgcttgaaatggaattccaaggaatagccgtgagtcaactgccagcccaccagccgtgagtgagtgagctgccagcacaacaggcttgagtgactgagccgccagtccAAGAATCTATTCAGCccccaatgtccatactagccctctggaaaccagttcagcccacagcacccatactagcgctcaagaaagcccccccactggccaccaatattggaattggcggagaggtggaatattgcattggggaccagccctcccgcgtgtgatgctgggacccaactcactctctctctctctctctctctctctctctatctctctatatatatatatatatatatatatatatatatatatatatatatctctctctctctatatatatatatatatctctatctgtctctctctgtctctatctctctgtctctctatctctctctgctgtctctctatcactctctgtgtgtctctccgtctgtctctccctctgtctctctctctctctctctctctctctctctctgtatctcttgctctctctatctcttgctctctctgtatctcttgctctctctgtctctctctctgtctctctctctctctctctctctctctctctctctctctctctctgtctctctctctctctctgtctctctctgtcttggcatgataaaatacacGGTTATATCGCCAAAGTATAAACCATAACATCCATATTAAAAATGCATCAGTATAAATAcgtctacagtgcatggatagatacgtCCCTGTACATCAACTCACAATAGGCCTATAGCTCTTTATTGAttgctatctatctctatctgtatctgtgtgtctctctctctctatctatccctctctccgtctctatatctccatctttctctctctctctcgctctctctctcctccttctccctctctatctctatatctacctctctatctctctctctacctctctctagctttttgtccatgagttctcatgtacagcactttgtggcaactgcagttgttgaaagtgctttataaataaagttattatttataaataaagttattattattatctctatctatctatatatctctctctatctctctctatatctttctatctccctctctctctcaattcaatttcaatttaaaaaaaagttatttaaaatgcatcaatataaatacaagtctacagtgcatggatagatatgtccctgtacataaactcacaaTAGACCTATAGCTCTTTATTGATTGCCCTTTGTTGATTTAtctccatctatctctctctatctgtctctctctgcctctgtctgtctctctctgtctctgtctctctccgtctgtctctctctgtctatgtctcagtctgtctctctctctctatcaatctctctctatctctctatccatctctctctctctctgtgtctctctttctgtctctctctctctgtctctaataataataactagaccaagtgcagacccgttgggtctgctcccccaatggtgtgatcccccaacccaatattccaccatgcacccgtctcctccaacgGAACTGAAGCCatccccaaatgtaagattccagcactcccctgcctccctcagcagtggattgaaaaaaaattccaattgcacctcccctgcctgctgcagcagttccaattgcaataccaattggccctccccctcctgttgaagcACTTGGTGTGATATCCCatcgaggtgaaaagttcagagtgttcctgtcttgcaactttgttttgaagtgtgttggaagctgataggaaggagtgtATTGGGCAtcatgacatcacacgatggaacgaatcaaaaggcagaaaggcagccggacggacggcaggcggcagccacagacttttatataataatagatagatagatagataatacattttatttatgggcgcctttcaagagtctcaaggacaccttacaaaaatttagcaggcagaggataaaacatgtaaggggaatgaaataaatagtagagacatgactagtacacaaagtaaagacagaattcaatacaaaacacaatatgaggcaattcatgcacagatgaaaagggagggggacgtggggctaaggataggcagaggtgaggagatgggtcttgaggcgggactggaagatggtgagggacacggaattgcggatcagttgggggagggagttccagagcctgggagctgccctggagaagcctctgtccccaaaactgcggaggttggacttgtggatggagaggagaccggctgatgtggatctgagggaccgtgagggtcggtagggggagaggaggtcagtgagatatgggggggccagatggtggagggctttgtaggtgaggatcaggattttgtaggtgatccggtgggagatgggaagccagtgaagttgtttgaggcctggagtgatgtgatgccaggatttggtgtgggtgatgagtcgggcggctgtctctctctatccctctctccctctcgatctccacctttctctctctctgtctctctctctctagaaacatagaaaataggtgcaggagtaggccattcggcccttcgagcctgcaccgccattcaatgtgatcacggctgatcatccaactcagtatcctgtacctgccttctctccataccccctgatccctttagccacaagggccacatccaactccctcttaaatatagccaatgaactggcctcaactaccttctgtggcagagaattccagtgattcaccaatctctgtgtgaaaaatgttttcctctctctctctctctgtctctctctctctctctgtctgtccctcggAGGCTCAGCACCCTCCAggactccaccccccaccccccccccccactgcaccCCCTCAAGCACTTGTAATGTTCACgagttagtaatgtcctgtttgccagcttgttgaccctctgtgttcccctcctgcagggtataggagccgttgctgtggacggagagacggggacgtgagcggccattgagggcagaCGGTGCAGGTgagcccatctgctcggtgtgcgggctgagattCGAGGGGctaagcttcgatggaggaccagatgacggggcacaacatggagaagcgttatgagtgcgacgtgtgtggcaaggcctgccggagcccgagcgagctggagatccaccggcgggtgcacacggaggaacgcccctttgactgctcggactgcggcaagagcttcaagacggcgatgGCCCTGAAGAGACACCGGCTGGTGCACACGGGGGAgaggccctatggctgctccacatgcggcaagagctttacccagttgtcggggctgtgtgagcaccagcgggtgcacagcagtgagcggcccttcacctgccccgactgcagcaaaggcttcaagtcgcccaaggacctgaaggtgcacaggcgcctgcacactggggagcggcccttcacctgcagcgactgcggcaagggcttcaccaagtccagcaacctgctggagcaccagcgcacccacaccggtgagcggccctacacctgtgcccagtgcggcaaggacttcacccagcgcagcaacctgctggagcaccagcgcacccacaccggtgagcgcccctacgcctgtgcccagtgcggcaagagcttcacccaatccagccacctgctggttcaccagcgcagcacccacaccggcgagcgcccctacacctgcgcccagtgcggcaagggattcacccagtccagcaccctgctgctgcaccagcgcagccacaccggcgagcgccccttcacctgcgcccagtgcggcaagggcttcacccgctctgacagcctgctgatgcaccagcgcacccacacccgcgtgcgcccctacacctgtgcccagtgcggcaagggcttcacccagcccagcagcctgctggagcaccagcgcacccacaccggcgagcgcccctacacctgcgcccagtgcggtaaGTGCTTCATCGCCAACAGCAACCTGCTGaaacaccagcgcatccacaccggtgagcgcccctacacctgcgcccagtgcggcaagggcttcacccagtccagcaccctgctgcagcaccagcgcacccacaccggcgagcgcccctacacctgtgcccagtgcggcaagggcttcatcgaaCCCAGtggcctgctgaagcaccagcgcacccacaccggcgagcgtccctacacctgcgcccagtgcggcaagggcttcacccaatacGGCAATCTGCAgacgcaccagcgcacccacaccggggagcggccctacacctgtgcccagtgcggcaagggcttcacccactccagcagcctgcagacacaccagcgcacccacaccggcgagcgcccctacacctgcgcccagtgcggcaagggcttcacccaatacGGCaatctgctgaagcaccagcgcacccacaccggcgagcgcccctacacctgcgcccactgcggcaagggcttcacccgctctgactgcctgctggtgcaccagcgcacccataccggcgagcgtccctacagctGCGCCCAGGGcggtaagggcttcaccaactccacccggctgctgtcccaccagcgggtgcacgccggcaaccgtcccgtccccagcccggtgtgtggagaggactctgccatggactcccacgccctgtctcaccagcacgtgcacaccagtggcccgccctacgactgcccgtactgtggtgaggcgtttgacagctcgcgggggttgcggcagcaccggcgggcccacgccggcgagcagctgatcccactgtgacaagagagcacgggggctgcgggagcaccagcggatacacaccggagagagacccttttttgtgcgctgagtgtggcaagggtttcacccgcatgtccagcctgtggcagcacaggTGTACCCAcaacggtgagcgtcccttcccctgcccgtcctgtggtaatggcttcacccgccttgaccacctgctggagcaccggcgagtccacaccagccagcaccccttcacctgcccgctctgtggcaaggcctttgcccgctcctccagcctgctggcacaccgacacgtggatagataggcgctgtttaggtaaacacaaaatgctggaaggaatgggtaacatttctggtcgagactgaaaatgtcacccagtccttctctccagagatgctgcctgtcccgctgagttactccagcgttttgtgtccattttttctaatccagcatctgcagttccttgtttttaaaccattctggttaaccatctctgcaccttccccaaagcctccacatcagtcctgtaatggagtgaccagaactgtaagcaatactccaaatgctacccgaCCAATGTCCctaaaagctgcacatatacattcctctctccttatctcacatccttttatctccttattttccctctcctctgtcacttacttcacccatctgtcgatcaccccctcatctgtccacatagtgtcagtctgaagaagggtccccgacccgaaatgtcacctatccatgttccccacagatgctgcctgacccgctgaggtactccagcactctgtgaaacgtcacctatccatgttctccacagatgctgcctgacccgctgagttactccagcaccctttgactaagttcctgtttgggggtttgtaactaaagtttgtgatcgatataaccatagcatgagaagtattgtgttagtgacaagaatgctttgaatgggtatactctgtgattgatgtgttagacgtCATAGCTCCAACtgtgtataaacatgtgactatgtttccaaaatactaacaaaagatgctgtgtgcctttgttcattagagtgatggcccaggagggttaagtgtgtgttgcatacttgactttgtatcccctggCACTCTTgccggctaaatgatcagtaaagcttgtgttcgttgatctaacttattgtgagttgtctgttttaagaaatgtacctaacagttctggactcccccaacatggggaacatgtttcctgcatctaccctgtccaacccctcactaattttatacgattcaataagatacccgctcatccttctgaattccagtgaatacaaacccagtcgacccgttctttcaacatatgtcagtcccgccatcccaggaattaaccttgtgaacctacgctgggctccctcaatagcaagaatgtccttcctcaaatttggagaccaaaactgcacgcaattctccaggtgtggtgtcaccagagccctgtacaactgcagtaggtcctccttgcgcctaaactcaactcctcgccctatgaaggccaacatgccattagctttcttcactacctgctgtacctgcatgcttactttcagtgactgatgtaccaggacacacagatctcgttgtacttcccattttcctaacctgacactattcatataatacagagtgctggagtaacaccttacacttccttatctctgtgtctcactctcctgtgactctcagtctgaagaaggttccttcactccagagatgctgcctggcccgctgagttactccagcattttgtgtctgtctatggagaacatggagaggggcTGTTTTTTTTCAATcatgaccctccttcagacctgaaacatcatctatccacattgaccacagatgctgcctgacccgctgagttactccagcactctgtgaaacgtcacctatccatgttctccacagatgctgcctgacccgctgagttactccagcactctgtgaaacgtcacgtatccatgttctccacacagatgctgcctgacccgctgaattactccagcactctgtgtctattgagCAAGAGCATCCATATACAACTATCGGTCCAGTCCAAAGTTAAATGAATGACCACTCTATACATCACACACAGCTTCCTTTCACCCGAAAGTCCTTCGTGCTTTGCTTAGGGTACTTATCGTTAACCGTTTGACACAAGTGGTTAATGACTACTTCACATTAAcattgaaacgtcaccgatctgtGTCTGTTCAATATTCACACCAATGtcggaatggcccactcctgcacctatttgtctgtttccctggtttcagggcttttacaaaTGTTGGCATCGGGGGAATGGGTGTATTACGGGGAAAGGAAACGGGCCACagagcaataaagaaccattttgcagtaaagagcagAATTAAATCTAATTGTTTGACAGCAACTTCCAATGTGCA
Proteins encoded:
- the LOC116970501 gene encoding zinc finger protein 271-like, whose protein sequence is YECDVCGKACRSPSELEIHRRVHTEERPFDCSDCGKSFKTAMALKRHRLVHTGERPYGCSTCGKSFTQLSGLCEHQRVHSSERPFTCPDCSKGFKSPKDLKVHRRLHTGERPFTCSDCGKGFTKSSNLLEHQRTHTGERPYTCAQCGKDFTQRSNLLEHQRTHTGERPYACAQCGKSFTQSSHLLVHQRSTHTGERPYTCAQCGKGFTQSSTLLLHQRSHTGERPFTCAQCGKGFTRSDSLLMHQRTHTRVRPYTCAQCGKGFTQPSSLLEHQRTHTGERPYTCAQCGKCFIANSNLLKHQRIHTGERPYTCAQCGKGFTQSSTLLQHQRTHTGERPYTCAQCGKGFIEPSGLLKHQRTHTGERPYTCAQCGKGFTQYGNLQTHQRTHTGERPYTCAQCGKGFTHSSSLQTHQRTHTGERPYTCAQCGKGFTQYGNLLKHQRTHTGERPYTCAHCGKGFTRSDCLLVHQRTHTGEHPFLCAECGKGFTRMSSLWQHRCTHNGERPFPCPSCGNGFTRLDHLLEHRRVHTSQHPFTCPLCGKAFARSSSLLA